A single genomic interval of Cupriavidus sp. MP-37 harbors:
- a CDS encoding fimbrial protein, with amino-acid sequence MNRTQLFHLLRRWLVVVACFAAPHLAHAKCTATPSLPYDQPLNSMAIAVNLAEDSTIPGTVRSYQFSGSCTEVLPWVVPGAPIISCYYGSGTEVKPGIYSTGVPGVGIRLRNAAGQPMTNASGVWCDTRAANLGHLNPDLTYSVSVTIELVKTGPISTGNLDPAQTRFGFGVYNGSVEGALGGTGNRDNYIGFSGTIATREIACNVFAPTTVNLPAISARTLATQGSGGNTPFAIQLSCDSAAIVGVTLDGAAGTPVISAPAGILGFSNAGTAGAASGAGVQIVNASGTAPVPLQVRNAMGSIQANVPATYRFGARYASLGGTPAPGNVTSSMVFTLDYQ; translated from the coding sequence ATGAACCGAACCCAACTGTTCCATCTCCTGCGCCGCTGGCTGGTCGTGGTGGCATGCTTCGCGGCACCGCACCTTGCCCATGCGAAATGCACCGCCACGCCATCGCTACCTTATGACCAGCCCCTCAACAGCATGGCCATCGCGGTCAACCTTGCCGAGGACAGCACGATTCCCGGAACGGTGCGCAGCTACCAGTTCAGCGGCAGCTGCACCGAGGTACTGCCCTGGGTGGTGCCCGGCGCCCCGATCATCTCGTGCTACTACGGATCCGGTACCGAAGTGAAGCCAGGCATCTATTCCACCGGCGTCCCGGGTGTCGGCATCCGCCTGCGCAATGCCGCCGGCCAGCCGATGACCAATGCTTCGGGCGTCTGGTGCGACACCCGCGCGGCCAACCTGGGCCACCTCAATCCGGACCTGACGTATTCCGTGTCGGTGACGATCGAGCTCGTCAAGACCGGGCCGATTTCGACCGGTAACCTCGACCCCGCCCAGACCCGCTTTGGTTTCGGCGTCTATAACGGGTCGGTGGAAGGCGCGCTGGGCGGCACGGGCAACCGCGACAACTACATCGGCTTTTCCGGCACCATCGCAACGCGCGAAATCGCCTGCAATGTCTTCGCCCCCACCACAGTGAACCTGCCGGCGATCAGCGCCAGAACGCTCGCCACGCAGGGCTCCGGCGGCAACACGCCGTTCGCCATCCAGCTGAGCTGCGATAGCGCGGCGATTGTCGGCGTGACGCTGGACGGCGCTGCCGGCACGCCGGTGATATCGGCCCCGGCCGGCATCCTGGGATTCAGCAATGCCGGGACCGCAGGCGCGGCGAGCGGCGCGGGCGTGCAGATCGTCAATGCCAGCGGCACCGCGCCAGTACCGCTGCAGGTGCGCAATGCCATGGGCAGCATCCAGGCCAACGTGCCCGCCACCTATCGCTTCGGCGCGCGCTATGCCAGCCTCGGCGGCACCCCTGCGCCAGGCAACGTCACCAGTTCGATGGTGTTTACGCTGGACTACCAGTAA
- a CDS encoding DUF1854 domain-containing protein gives MPNDIAAAAAAPTPVFTLDRNPFGRLVLIAEDGTVHEGVVPVRAFPISAPQGGIGMMSADGHEVVWIPRLEDLPIAERDMIEAELASREFMPEIERIVSVSTYATPSVWTVKTDRGQTDLVLRGEEAIRRLAGSTLLISDTHGIHYLIRDLMALDKHSRKILDRFL, from the coding sequence ATGCCCAATGACATTGCCGCTGCCGCCGCTGCGCCGACCCCTGTGTTCACGCTGGACCGCAACCCGTTCGGCCGCCTGGTGCTGATCGCCGAGGACGGCACCGTCCATGAAGGCGTGGTGCCGGTGCGCGCCTTCCCGATCTCGGCGCCGCAAGGCGGCATCGGCATGATGAGCGCCGACGGGCACGAGGTGGTATGGATTCCGCGGCTGGAAGACCTGCCGATCGCCGAGCGCGACATGATCGAGGCGGAGCTGGCCTCGCGCGAGTTCATGCCGGAAATCGAGCGCATCGTCAGTGTGTCGACCTATGCCACGCCGAGCGTGTGGACGGTCAAGACCGACCGTGGCCAGACCGACCTGGTGCTGCGCGGCGAAGAAGCGATCCGCCGCCTGGCCGGCAGCACGCTGCTGATCTCGGACACGCACGGCATCCACTACCTGATCCGCGACCTGATGGCGCTGGACAAGCACAGCCGCAAGATACTGGACCGCTTCCTCTGA
- a CDS encoding ABC transporter ATP-binding protein, with product MTQSSLPVPTATAADEPWRAEAGSWLRPGETVLAGLALDLDARLHFTQGWLVVTDQRIVARAPGEKNVREWNIAPALRLSHTDHAGVGTLELSGPAGRLATWRYTLGYNPAALRLADQFEAQRDAAGSRPAAVAGEVLCPTCKAPLPPDEEQCPQCSRELETPPSTWALLRLWRFARPYRWQLLGGFFLTLLSTAATLVPPYLTMPLMDKVLIPFQNGVPIDYALVRLYLAGLLVAALVAWSLGWARTYLLARVSERIGADLRTTTYEHLLKLSLEYFGGKRTGDLMARIGSESDRICVFLSLHLLDFATDVLMILMTAVILVSINPWLALVTLVPLPFIAWMIHLVRDRLRHGFEKIDRIWSEITNVLADTIPGIRVVKAFAQEKREVTRFREANKHNLAINDRVNAVWSLFTPTVTLLTEIGLLIVWVFGIWQVSHSAITVGVLVAFLTYISRFYTRLDSMSRIVSVTQKAAAGAKRIFDILDHVSSVPEPARPARLDRVEGAIDMSDLGFRYGNRAVIRGLNLSIAPGEMIGLVGHSGSGKSTLVNLICRFYDVSEGAIRVDGVDIRSLPVSEYRRHIGLVLQEPFLFFGTIADNIAYGKPDATREQIIAAARAAHAHEFILRLPHGYDSLVGERGQALSGGERQRISIARALLINPRILIMDEATSSVDTATEKEIQKALDNLVQGRTTIAIAHRLSTLRKADRLVVMDRGQIVEVGSHDELLLREGAYYKLYQAQARNVDTEDDDAEEAIQIPETAHAQ from the coding sequence ATGACCCAGTCCTCCCTGCCTGTCCCTACCGCCACTGCCGCCGATGAACCCTGGCGGGCTGAAGCCGGATCGTGGCTCCGACCCGGCGAGACTGTCCTGGCCGGACTGGCACTGGACCTCGACGCGAGGCTGCATTTTACCCAAGGGTGGCTGGTTGTGACCGACCAGCGCATCGTCGCCCGCGCCCCCGGCGAAAAAAATGTGCGGGAATGGAACATCGCCCCGGCGCTGCGCCTGTCGCATACCGACCATGCGGGGGTGGGCACGCTGGAACTGAGCGGCCCGGCAGGCCGGCTCGCCACCTGGCGATACACGCTTGGTTACAATCCCGCGGCCTTGCGGCTGGCGGACCAGTTCGAAGCCCAGCGCGATGCCGCCGGTTCGCGCCCGGCCGCCGTGGCGGGTGAGGTGCTGTGCCCGACCTGCAAGGCGCCGCTGCCACCGGACGAGGAACAGTGCCCTCAATGCAGCCGGGAACTCGAGACGCCGCCGTCGACCTGGGCACTGCTGCGGCTGTGGCGCTTTGCCCGGCCCTACCGCTGGCAGCTGCTGGGCGGTTTTTTCCTGACACTGCTGTCGACCGCCGCCACGCTGGTGCCGCCGTACCTGACCATGCCGCTGATGGACAAGGTGCTGATCCCGTTCCAGAACGGCGTGCCGATCGACTATGCGCTGGTGCGCCTGTACCTGGCCGGCTTGCTCGTGGCGGCACTGGTGGCGTGGTCGCTGGGATGGGCGCGCACCTACCTGCTGGCGCGGGTGTCGGAGCGCATCGGCGCCGATCTGCGCACCACCACCTATGAACATTTGCTAAAGCTGTCGCTCGAGTATTTCGGCGGCAAGCGCACCGGCGACCTGATGGCGCGCATCGGCTCGGAAAGCGACCGCATCTGCGTGTTCCTGTCGCTGCATTTGCTGGACTTCGCCACCGACGTGCTGATGATCCTGATGACGGCGGTGATCCTGGTCTCGATCAACCCGTGGCTGGCACTGGTGACGCTGGTCCCGTTGCCCTTTATCGCGTGGATGATCCACCTGGTGCGCGACCGGCTGCGTCATGGCTTCGAGAAGATCGACCGGATCTGGTCGGAGATCACCAACGTGCTGGCCGACACCATTCCCGGCATCCGCGTGGTCAAGGCGTTCGCACAGGAGAAGCGCGAAGTCACGCGCTTCCGCGAGGCCAACAAGCACAACCTGGCGATCAACGACCGCGTCAACGCGGTCTGGTCGCTGTTCACGCCGACGGTGACGCTGCTGACCGAGATCGGGCTGCTGATCGTGTGGGTGTTCGGCATCTGGCAGGTATCGCACAGCGCCATTACCGTGGGCGTGCTGGTGGCGTTCCTGACCTATATCAGCCGCTTCTATACGCGGCTGGATTCGATGAGCCGGATCGTCTCGGTCACGCAGAAGGCCGCCGCCGGCGCCAAGCGCATCTTCGACATCCTCGACCATGTGTCGAGCGTGCCGGAGCCGGCGCGGCCGGCCCGGCTGGACCGGGTCGAGGGCGCCATCGACATGAGCGACCTGGGCTTCCGCTACGGCAACCGTGCGGTGATCCGCGGGCTGAACCTGTCGATTGCGCCGGGCGAGATGATCGGGCTGGTCGGCCACAGCGGCTCGGGCAAGAGCACGCTGGTCAACCTGATCTGCCGCTTCTACGATGTCTCCGAGGGCGCGATCCGGGTCGACGGGGTCGATATCCGCTCGCTGCCGGTATCGGAGTATCGCCGCCATATCGGCCTGGTGCTGCAGGAGCCGTTCCTGTTCTTCGGCACGATTGCCGACAACATCGCCTACGGCAAGCCGGACGCCACGCGTGAACAGATCATTGCCGCAGCGCGGGCCGCGCATGCGCATGAGTTCATCCTGCGGCTGCCGCACGGCTATGACTCGCTGGTCGGCGAGCGCGGCCAGGCGCTGTCCGGTGGCGAACGCCAGCGTATTTCGATTGCGCGCGCGCTGCTGATCAACCCGCGCATCCTGATCATGGACGAGGCTACATCGTCGGTCGACACCGCCACCGAGAAGGAAATCCAGAAGGCGCTCGACAACCTGGTGCAGGGCCGTACCACCATTGCCATTGCGCACCGCCTGTCGACGCTGCGCAAGGCCGACCGGCTGGTGGTGATGGACCGCGGCCAGATCGTCGAAGTGGGTAGCCACGACGAACTGCTGCTGCGCGAAGGCGCGTACTACAAGCTTTACCAGGCGCAGGCGCGCAATGTCGATACCGAAGACGACGACGCCGAAGAGGCCATCCAGATCCCGGAGACTGCCCATGCCCAATGA
- the cphA gene encoding cyanophycin synthetase yields the protein MKKKDIEIFDVMSLRGPNMWTYRPVLEAWVDIGELEDFPSNTIPGFYERLSAWLPSLIEHRCSIGERGGFLQRLKEGTWPGHILEHVTLELQNLAGMPGGFGKARETPVRGVYKVIVRAWHEQVTRAALFAARDLVMAAIEDRPYDVPATVDHLRRLVDKHCLGPSTACIVDAADDRDIPAIRLSDGNLVQLGYGARQRRIWTAETDRTSAIAESISRDKDLTKSLLESCGVPVPEGRLVESPEDAWDAAEDIGVPVVVKPYDGNHGRGVFTNLMTREEVETAYGVALDEGSGVIVERFIPGNEHRLLVVGGRLVAAAMGETASVVGDGKSTIDELIELQINSDPRRGSTEDHPLNRVRLDSAARLELKRQGMDGSSVPPEGRSVLIQRNGNVAFDVTDRVHPSVAAHAALAARVVGLDIAGVDLVAEDISRPLHEQRGAIVEVNAGPGLLMHIKPAEGTPRPVGRAIVNHLFPESEDDQGRIPVVGVTGTNGKTVVARLVARLLQLSGKHTGLACSDGLFLDRRLVESGDRANWEAGHRILMNRAVEAAVFENDSGSILSEGLAYDRCQVGVVTNFDQPDHLGDYYVEDEDRMYNVLRTQVDVVLQNGAAVLNARDERLVEMAELCDGDVIFFGLTPELPAIVSHRAAGKRAVYVREGKIVLATGSSETALVDVAAVPLTYAGRVAFQIENVLAAVAAGWALGISNDLIRAGVVTFDVGQVDVPGRFTLFERNGATVVVDDAHNAPALEALATALERFPAERRMVVYGAGVQRRDDDLVRQGKALGQHFDRVFLCEDRSVKRALPDAEARALLKQGLYEGRRVTKIIDEGTRASAIEAALSQLVPGDLLVLQCDEAATGATVDLVHHWMGQPARRA from the coding sequence ATGAAAAAGAAGGACATTGAGATTTTCGATGTCATGTCGCTGCGCGGCCCGAATATGTGGACATATCGGCCCGTTCTGGAGGCATGGGTCGATATCGGGGAACTGGAGGACTTTCCCTCCAACACGATTCCGGGGTTCTACGAGCGCCTGTCGGCCTGGCTGCCATCGCTGATCGAGCACCGCTGCAGCATCGGCGAGCGCGGCGGCTTCCTGCAGCGGCTGAAGGAAGGCACCTGGCCGGGCCATATCCTGGAACACGTGACGCTTGAGCTGCAAAACCTGGCGGGGATGCCGGGCGGCTTCGGCAAGGCGCGCGAAACGCCGGTGCGCGGCGTGTACAAGGTGATCGTGCGCGCCTGGCACGAGCAAGTCACCCGCGCCGCGCTGTTCGCCGCGCGCGACCTGGTGATGGCGGCGATCGAAGACCGTCCTTACGACGTCCCCGCCACCGTGGACCACCTGCGTCGCCTGGTCGACAAGCATTGCCTGGGTCCCAGCACCGCCTGCATCGTCGATGCCGCGGACGACCGCGACATCCCGGCGATCCGCCTGTCGGACGGCAACCTGGTGCAACTGGGCTACGGCGCGCGCCAGCGCCGCATCTGGACCGCCGAGACCGACCGCACCAGCGCGATCGCCGAGAGCATCTCGCGCGACAAGGACCTGACCAAGAGCCTGCTGGAGTCCTGTGGCGTGCCGGTGCCGGAAGGCCGCCTGGTCGAGTCGCCGGAAGACGCCTGGGATGCCGCCGAGGACATCGGCGTGCCGGTGGTGGTAAAGCCCTATGACGGCAACCATGGCCGCGGCGTCTTCACCAACCTGATGACCCGCGAGGAAGTGGAAACCGCCTATGGCGTGGCCCTCGACGAAGGCAGCGGCGTCATCGTCGAGCGCTTCATCCCGGGCAACGAGCACCGCCTGCTGGTGGTGGGCGGCCGCCTGGTGGCCGCGGCCATGGGCGAGACCGCCAGCGTGGTCGGCGACGGCAAGTCCACCATCGACGAGCTGATCGAGCTGCAGATCAATTCCGATCCGCGCCGCGGCAGCACCGAGGACCACCCGCTCAACCGCGTGCGGCTGGACTCCGCCGCGCGGCTGGAGCTGAAGCGCCAGGGCATGGATGGCAGCTCGGTGCCGCCGGAAGGCCGCTCCGTGCTGATCCAGCGCAACGGCAACGTCGCCTTCGACGTCACCGACCGCGTGCACCCCAGCGTGGCCGCGCATGCGGCGCTGGCCGCGCGCGTGGTGGGGCTGGATATTGCCGGCGTCGACCTGGTGGCCGAGGACATCTCGCGCCCGCTGCACGAACAGCGCGGCGCCATCGTCGAAGTCAACGCCGGCCCCGGCCTGCTGATGCATATCAAGCCCGCCGAGGGCACGCCGCGCCCGGTGGGCCGCGCCATCGTCAACCACCTGTTCCCGGAGTCGGAAGACGACCAGGGCCGTATCCCGGTGGTGGGCGTGACCGGCACCAACGGCAAGACCGTGGTGGCACGGCTGGTAGCGCGCCTGCTGCAGCTGTCGGGCAAGCATACCGGCCTGGCCTGCAGCGACGGCCTGTTCCTGGACCGCCGCCTGGTCGAAAGCGGCGACCGCGCCAACTGGGAAGCCGGCCACCGCATCCTGATGAACCGCGCGGTCGAGGCCGCCGTGTTCGAGAACGACAGCGGCAGCATCCTGTCCGAGGGCCTGGCCTATGACCGCTGCCAGGTCGGCGTGGTCACCAACTTCGACCAGCCCGACCACCTCGGCGACTATTACGTCGAAGACGAAGACCGCATGTACAACGTGCTGCGCACCCAGGTCGACGTGGTGCTGCAGAACGGCGCCGCCGTGCTCAACGCGCGCGACGAGCGCCTGGTCGAGATGGCCGAGCTGTGCGACGGCGACGTGATCTTCTTCGGCCTGACCCCGGAGCTGCCCGCGATCGTCTCGCACCGCGCCGCGGGCAAGCGCGCGGTGTACGTGCGCGAAGGCAAGATCGTGCTGGCCACCGGCAGCAGCGAGACCGCGCTGGTCGACGTGGCCGCGGTGCCGCTGACCTACGCCGGCCGCGTCGCGTTCCAGATCGAGAACGTGCTGGCCGCCGTCGCCGCCGGCTGGGCGCTGGGCATCTCGAATGACCTGATCCGCGCCGGCGTGGTGACCTTCGATGTGGGCCAGGTCGACGTGCCGGGCCGCTTCACGCTGTTCGAGCGCAACGGCGCCACGGTGGTGGTCGACGACGCCCACAACGCCCCCGCGCTGGAAGCGCTGGCGACCGCGCTGGAGCGCTTCCCCGCCGAGCGCCGCATGGTGGTCTACGGCGCCGGCGTGCAGCGCCGCGACGACGACCTGGTGCGCCAGGGCAAGGCCCTGGGCCAGCATTTCGACCGCGTGTTCCTGTGCGAGGACCGCAGCGTCAAGCGCGCCCTGCCCGACGCCGAGGCGCGCGCGCTGCTCAAGCAGGGCCTGTACGAAGGCCGGCGCGTGACCAAGATCATCGACGAAGGCACGCGCGCCAGCGCCATCGAAGCCGCCCTGAGCCAGCTGGTGCCGGGCGACCTGCTGGTGCTGCAGTGCGACGAGGCCGCCACCGGCGCCACCGTCGACCTGGTGCACCACTGGATGGGCCAGCCTGCCCGCCGCGCCTGA
- the cphA gene encoding cyanophycin synthetase, with amino-acid sequence MEVSRIRALRGPNLWCRHTAIEAIVVCQDTANMLSALPGFEDRLRARFPEIGPLRPDEESVELSLAHVLEVTALRLQAAAGCPVTFSRTAQTVEPGIYQVIVQYSEEEVGRLAFELAEALCNAARHDTPFDLADALHRLRELDEDVRLGPSTGSIVYAAVARGIPYRRLTQGSMVQFGWGSKQRRIQAAETDRTSAVAESIAQDKELTKSLLHAAGVPVPLGRSVRSAEQAWAAAQEIDAPVVVKPRDGNQGKGVAVRIRTREEVMTAYEVASDISSDVIVERYIPGHDFRLLVVGKQLVAAARRDPPQVIGDGVHTVRQLVEEVNRDPRRGEGHATSLTKIRFDDIALATLAKQNLTADSVPAAGTRVVLRNNANLSTGGSATDVTDDVHPDIAARAVAAAQMVGLDIAGVDAVCETMLKPFEEQAGGIVEVNAAPGLRMHLQPSYGKGRAVGEAIVSTMFADGDDGRIPVVAVSGTNGKTTTVRLITHIMASSGLRMGMTGTDGVYIQGERIDTGDCSGPRSARNVLLHPDVDAAVFETARGGLLREGLAFDRCDVAVVTNVGEGDHLGLSYINSVEDLAVLKSVIVQNVAPHGMAVLNAADPMVVRMADACPGSVTFFAHDPDQPAMATHRAQGKRVVFVDGADIVAAEGDAEVRIALAEIPLTRNGTIGFQVENAMSSIAAAWALGIDWSVIRRGLATFVNDAQTAPGRFNVFDYRGATLIADYGHNPDAILALCNAIESIPAKRRVVVISGAGDRRDDDIRRQTQILGGVFDEVVLYQDQCQRGRADGEVLALLREGLQGAQRASQVEEIRGEFLAIDTALSHLQPGDLCLILVDQVEEALGHIAGRIAQG; translated from the coding sequence ATGGAAGTCTCCCGTATCCGGGCCCTGCGGGGCCCGAACCTGTGGTGCCGCCACACCGCCATCGAGGCGATCGTGGTCTGCCAGGACACCGCCAACATGCTGTCGGCCCTGCCCGGCTTCGAAGACCGGCTGCGCGCCCGCTTCCCCGAGATCGGGCCGCTGCGCCCGGACGAGGAATCGGTCGAGCTGTCGCTGGCCCACGTGCTGGAAGTGACCGCGCTGCGCCTGCAGGCCGCCGCCGGCTGCCCGGTGACGTTCAGCCGCACCGCGCAGACGGTCGAGCCCGGCATCTACCAGGTGATCGTGCAATACAGCGAGGAAGAGGTCGGCCGGCTCGCCTTCGAGCTGGCCGAAGCGCTGTGCAATGCCGCGCGCCACGATACCCCGTTCGACCTCGCCGACGCGCTGCACCGCCTGCGCGAGCTGGACGAGGACGTGCGCCTGGGACCGAGCACCGGCTCGATCGTCTACGCCGCGGTCGCGCGCGGCATCCCGTACCGGCGCCTGACGCAGGGCTCGATGGTGCAGTTCGGCTGGGGCAGCAAGCAACGCCGCATCCAGGCGGCCGAGACCGACCGCACCAGCGCCGTGGCCGAATCGATCGCGCAGGACAAGGAACTGACCAAGAGCCTGCTGCACGCCGCCGGCGTGCCGGTGCCGCTGGGCCGCTCGGTGCGCAGCGCCGAGCAAGCCTGGGCCGCGGCGCAGGAGATCGACGCGCCGGTGGTGGTCAAGCCGCGCGACGGCAACCAGGGCAAGGGCGTGGCGGTGCGCATCCGCACCCGCGAGGAAGTGATGACGGCCTACGAGGTCGCCTCGGATATCAGCTCGGACGTGATCGTCGAGCGCTATATCCCCGGCCACGATTTCCGCCTGCTGGTGGTCGGCAAGCAGCTGGTCGCGGCGGCGCGCCGCGATCCGCCGCAGGTCATCGGCGACGGCGTGCATACCGTGCGCCAGCTGGTCGAGGAAGTTAACCGCGACCCGCGCCGCGGCGAAGGCCATGCCACCTCGCTGACCAAGATCCGCTTCGACGACATCGCGCTGGCCACGCTGGCCAAGCAGAACCTGACCGCCGATTCCGTGCCGGCCGCCGGCACGCGCGTGGTGCTGCGCAACAACGCCAACCTGTCCACCGGCGGCAGCGCCACCGACGTGACCGACGACGTCCACCCCGACATCGCCGCGCGCGCTGTTGCCGCCGCGCAGATGGTGGGCCTGGACATCGCCGGCGTCGACGCGGTCTGCGAGACCATGCTCAAGCCGTTCGAGGAACAGGCCGGCGGCATCGTCGAAGTCAACGCCGCGCCGGGCCTGCGCATGCACCTGCAGCCGTCCTACGGCAAGGGCCGCGCGGTCGGCGAAGCCATCGTCTCGACCATGTTTGCCGACGGCGACGACGGCCGCATCCCGGTGGTGGCGGTGTCGGGCACCAACGGCAAGACCACCACGGTGCGGCTGATCACCCATATCATGGCCAGCAGCGGCCTGCGCATGGGCATGACCGGCACCGACGGCGTCTATATCCAGGGCGAGCGCATCGACACCGGCGACTGCAGCGGCCCGCGCAGCGCGCGCAACGTGCTGCTGCACCCCGATGTGGACGCCGCCGTGTTCGAAACCGCGCGCGGCGGCCTGCTGCGCGAGGGCCTGGCCTTCGACCGCTGCGACGTGGCGGTGGTGACCAACGTCGGCGAAGGCGACCACCTGGGCCTGTCCTACATCAACTCGGTGGAAGACCTGGCGGTGCTCAAGAGCGTGATCGTGCAGAACGTCGCGCCGCACGGCATGGCCGTGCTCAACGCCGCCGACCCGATGGTGGTGCGCATGGCCGACGCCTGCCCCGGCAGCGTCACCTTCTTCGCGCACGATCCCGACCAGCCCGCCATGGCCACGCACCGCGCGCAGGGCAAGCGCGTGGTGTTCGTCGACGGCGCCGACATCGTCGCCGCCGAAGGCGATGCCGAAGTGCGCATCGCGCTGGCGGAGATCCCGCTAACGCGCAACGGCACCATCGGCTTCCAGGTCGAGAATGCGATGTCGTCGATCGCCGCCGCGTGGGCGCTGGGCATCGACTGGTCGGTGATCCGCCGCGGGCTGGCCACCTTCGTCAACGATGCGCAGACCGCGCCCGGACGCTTTAATGTGTTCGATTACCGCGGCGCCACGCTGATCGCCGACTACGGCCACAACCCGGATGCCATCCTGGCGCTGTGCAACGCGATCGAATCCATCCCGGCCAAGCGGCGGGTGGTGGTGATCAGCGGCGCCGGCGACCGCCGCGACGACGACATCCGCCGCCAGACCCAGATCCTGGGCGGCGTGTTCGATGAGGTCGTGCTGTACCAGGACCAGTGCCAGCGCGGCCGCGCCGACGGCGAAGTGCTGGCGCTGCTGCGCGAAGGCCTGCAGGGCGCGCAACGCGCCAGCCAGGTCGAGGAAATCCGCGGCGAATTCCTGGCCATCGATACCGCGCTGTCGCACTTGCAGCCGGGCGACCTGTGCCTGATCCTGGTGGACCAGGTGGAAGAGGCGCTGGGGCATATCGCCGGGCGCATCGCGCAGGGATAG
- a CDS encoding amino acid ABC transporter permease gives MPALQLVIDSLPVLLQGTLLTIKFALWSMVFGLMLGTVVALMGISHSRALKAVARSYVSIMRGTPLLVQIFVVYYGLPGIGIALEPTPAGVLTLSLNVGAYLSESMRGAILGVARGQWLAAYSLGLTPAQALRYVVGPQALRLAVPSLSNSLISLIKDTSLVSVITVTELLRTAQEVIAATYQPLPLYLAVAAIYWVLSTGLSGLQHRLERRLALPGRH, from the coding sequence ATGCCCGCTCTCCAGCTCGTCATCGATTCCCTGCCCGTGCTGCTGCAGGGCACGCTGCTGACCATCAAGTTCGCGTTGTGGTCGATGGTGTTCGGGCTGATGCTGGGCACGGTGGTGGCGCTGATGGGCATCAGCCATAGCCGTGCGCTCAAGGCGGTGGCGCGCAGTTACGTCAGCATCATGCGCGGCACGCCGCTGCTGGTGCAGATCTTCGTGGTCTACTACGGGCTGCCCGGCATCGGCATCGCGCTGGAACCGACGCCAGCGGGCGTGCTGACATTGAGCCTGAACGTCGGCGCGTATTTGTCGGAGAGCATGCGCGGCGCCATCCTCGGCGTCGCGCGCGGGCAGTGGCTGGCCGCGTACAGCCTGGGCCTGACGCCGGCGCAGGCGCTGCGCTATGTGGTGGGCCCGCAGGCGCTGCGGCTGGCGGTGCCGAGCCTGTCGAACAGCCTGATCAGCCTGATCAAGGATACCTCGCTGGTATCGGTCATCACCGTCACCGAACTGCTGCGCACGGCGCAGGAGGTGATCGCCGCCACCTACCAGCCGTTGCCGCTGTATTTGGCGGTCGCGGCGATTTACTGGGTGTTGAGCACGGGGTTGTCGGGGCTGCAGCACCGGCTGGAGCGGAGGTTGGCGCTGCCGGGGCGGCATTGA
- a CDS encoding transporter substrate-binding domain-containing protein, with protein MRSLRTGWFKSLLAASLVAGAGLAATAAHAADLLDTVKQAGVLKIGLEGTYPPFGFRGAKNELEGFDVDVARAVAAKLGVKPEFVTTEWSGIIAGLQAGKFDVIVNQVNVTPQRQQVLDFSTPYVYSDAQLIQRKDDKRQFKSLEDLKGHKLGVSLGSNYNDLAKSVAGIEVKTYPGAPEYLRDLAAQRVDAALNDRLMVAYLVKTANLPLRPGAIVAGATTQVAIPFRKDNPKFAQAINHALEDLAKDGTLGKLSVKWFGTDVTKPAGKPIK; from the coding sequence ATGCGATCGCTTCGTACTGGCTGGTTCAAATCCCTGCTGGCCGCTTCCCTGGTGGCCGGCGCCGGCCTGGCGGCCACCGCGGCCCATGCCGCCGACCTGCTCGACACCGTCAAGCAGGCCGGCGTGCTGAAGATCGGGCTGGAGGGCACCTATCCTCCGTTCGGTTTCCGTGGCGCAAAGAACGAGCTGGAAGGCTTCGATGTCGACGTGGCACGGGCGGTGGCGGCCAAGCTCGGCGTCAAGCCGGAGTTCGTCACTACCGAATGGAGCGGCATCATCGCCGGCCTGCAGGCGGGCAAGTTCGACGTGATCGTCAACCAGGTCAACGTCACCCCGCAGCGCCAGCAGGTGCTCGATTTTTCCACGCCCTATGTCTACTCGGATGCGCAACTGATCCAGCGCAAGGACGACAAGCGCCAGTTCAAATCGCTGGAAGACCTGAAGGGCCACAAGCTCGGCGTCAGCCTGGGCAGCAACTACAACGACCTGGCCAAGTCCGTGGCCGGCATCGAGGTCAAGACCTATCCCGGCGCGCCGGAGTACCTGCGCGACCTGGCGGCACAGCGCGTCGACGCCGCGCTGAACGACCGGCTGATGGTCGCGTACCTGGTCAAGACCGCCAACCTGCCGCTGCGGCCGGGCGCGATCGTGGCGGGTGCCACCACCCAGGTGGCGATCCCGTTCCGCAAGGACAACCCCAAGTTCGCGCAGGCCATCAACCATGCGCTGGAGGACCTGGCCAAGGACGGCACGCTTGGCAAGCTGTCGGTGAAGTGGTTCGGCACCGATGTGACCAAGCCCGCCGGCAAGCCGATCAAGTAA